AACCTGATATGGCGTGTCCCGAAGTACAACCACCAGCGTATCGTGTTCCGAAACCTATTAAAATTCCACCAATAATTAAAATGAGAATCATTTTTGGTGATTCAAAAACTTGATTGCCAAAAAGCATATCCGGAACTAATTTTCCGTTTGGAGCATCAATACCCAATTGAGCTAATTGTTCGATTGTTTTTGGGTTAATGGCTACATTAGAAGGATCGTTCATAAAATTAGCGGCAATAAAACCGCCTGCCATCGCGCCTAATACCACAACTAAATTCCAGCGTTGTGATTTCCAATCGGTATCAAAGAAAGGAACTCTTTTACCAATTCCGGTCATCGAACACAGTGTTTGTAAATTAGATGACATTCCGAAAACTTTTCCAAAATAAATAAGACAAAGCATAATCATGCCAATCAAAAAACCGGAAACATACCAAGGCCAAGTTTGAAAAATAATATTCATGCAGTAATTTTTTTTGACAAAAATAGGAATTATGTTTTTTAAATTTATCACAATAAAGGCATAATTATTGTTTAAAGTAAGCTTCCGTTTAAAGTTCTATTTATATTTGTATCACTAAAAAGATTCTTTCTTTGGAACAGATTTTAATCAAAATAGACTTTTTTTGGAACTGAAATAAAAAAATAAAAGAAACCGCTATGAAAAAAACAGTGCTTTTTGTCGCTTTACTAATTGTTACTGCTTCTTGTGTGAGCACTAAATCAACTTTGAAAAACGTAGATAATAATGCTCCAATTCCAGTGTTAAGCAAAGACAATACTTTTGTAATTACACAATTCAGCACTGATAAAAGATACGGTTACAACAAGGATTATCCTATCAATATTTTTTTTAGAACCAGTAAAGACGAAAGCATTAATCAGCAACGCTATTTGAATGCATTAGCCGGACCAAAAGGTGAAAAATTAACGTACACAAAATTAGAAAGTTGTTGCCCGTTTCCTTCAACCAAAAGTGATATGGGAGCCGGTTTTCTTGACGTTTACGAAGTAAAATGGGAAGGTCAAAAAAAACCTGTTCTACTCTATTTAAACATTTATGAAAAAGGAGTTTTAATGGTTCCCGTAGGTTTCAGCCTGAAGAAAAAATAGACAATCCATTTGATACTACCTCATTTATCAGTATCTTTAATACTGTTTATGACTGTAGAAACGCTCCATATTATCTTTAAACTTGCTGCAGGCATAGGCTTGTTCCTTTTTGCTATGCATTTGCTTGAGGAATCCTTAAAAAATCTTTCGGGAAGAAATTTTAAGCTTTTTCTGCAACGCATTACTAAAAATAATATTGGCGCTGTAGCCGGAGGAATTATAGTTACTGTTGTGCTTCAAAGCAGTTCTATGGTTTCATTGATGGTTTTAGCTTTTGTAGGTGCCGGAGTATTTAGCATGAAAAATGCAATGGCAATTATTCTCGGAGCAAATTTAGGCACTACTCTGGCGAGTTGGTTAGTGGCTACTTTAGGTTTTAAAGTGAATATCGAAATTGTTGCTTACCCAGCCATTTGTATTGCCGGATTATTGCTCATTCTTTTTGGCAATCGCAAAACGATAAAATATATCTCTTATTTTCTATTTGGATTTGGTTTATTGTTCATCGGACTTTCCTTCATGAAAACGGCAATGGAGAATCAGGTACAAAACTTTGATTTTTCTCCATATGCACAAATGCCGTTGATTGTTTTTTTACTTTTAGGATTTGTTTTTACTGTCTTAATACAATCCAGCTCAGTAACAATGGCGCTCACACTAAGTGCGCTGTATGTAGGGGCAATCAATTTTCCTATTGCTGCAACAATTGTGCTCGGGGCAGAAACAGGAACTATAATCAAAGTATTGTTGAGTGCAATAGGCGGTAATGCATCAAAAAAACGAGTGGCGCTTGGAAATTTACTTTTTAATATTTTCATTACCGCTTTTACTTTTGCTTTACTCAATCCCATTTTGCGGCTTATAACAGATGTTTTTATTATCAAAGATCCGCTGATTGGTTTAGTTGCTTTTTCTAGTTTCATTAATCTGTTAGCTATTCTTATTTTTCTGCCGATTCTAAATTTCTATTCTCGATTTTTAGAACATTTCTTTAAAGAAACGGATGCTTCTGCAGCTGCTTTTATTGGACATGCTTCAGTTGCTGAGCCAGAAACAGCTTTGGATTTATTTCGAAGAGAAACAAAATATTTCATTCACAACTCCATGCTTTTCAATTTAGAACTTTTTAAAATTGACACACAATCCCTTCGAAAACAAAGTGATTTTAAAGGAATAAACGAAAAATGGGATTATTTTTCAAAAACTAAAGAGGAAAAATATGAGTTCCTCAAACAGTTGCAAGGCGAGTTGCAAGCTTTTTATTTAGCATTGAGAACAAAATTGCAACCCGAGCAGGTTTCGGAACTCAATCAGTTGATTGCTGCCGTACGAAGTGCTATGCATGCGGTGAAAAGTGTTAAGGATATAGGAAGTAATATCACAAATCTTCGAAGTTCATCAAAGGATATTAAGTACAATTTTTTTCTGTATCACAAAAAAGAAACCGAAAAACTGTATCAGGAATTAAATGCATTCATCACCAAAGAAAAAGAAGCCAGTTTTGAAAATCTACAAGCTGTTTATGATACCATTCAAAATAATTATACTGCCGTTCTCAACGATTTTTATACCAATGCTCAAAATACGGCGATTGAAAATATTGATATAACGACTATTATTAATTTTAACCGCGAACTTTTCACCTCTAATAAAGCGATACTGATGGCGGTAAAAGATAGTTTATTAGACGAAAAACAGGCTGCTGAATTTAATGAAATACCGGTATATCGTACCTAAATCCATGAGAATCTAAAAAGAGTAAACTTCCAGCCATATACTGTTTGCGCGATTTTATAGTATTTAATACAATAATTTTATAATTATAATTTAAAATTCTATAAAAAATACTGATTTCGAATTTTGATCTTTGTGATTAAATCCATTTTGATATAAAATTGCTATTCCGCTATAATTTGGCTAATTTTATACCTAAATCCCAAATCACTTGAAAAAGCACCTAAAGAAAATACTTACTATTTTTCTACGAATAGTAGCAACATTTTTAGTGTTGTTTCTTATGTTAGTACTTGCAATTCAGATTCCATCAGTACAAAATTCAATTAAAAATCAAGCGGTTACTTACCTTGAAGGAAAAATTAAAACTAAAATACAGATTGAAAAATTAGAAATTGCTTTTCCACAAAAAGTAATTCTAGCAGGAGTTTATTTTGAAGATCAAAAAAAAGATACTCTTTTGTCTGGTGAAAAAATAATAGCCGACATTAGTGTATTGCAAATAATCAATAACAAGATACAAGTTAATGCTATTGAATTAGAAGGAATTACTACTCATTTGAACAAAGATAAAAAAGGTATTTTTAATTTTGATTATATTATCAAAGCCTTTGCAACTCCCGATAAACCAAAAGAAGATGATACTACACCGATGCAATTTTCGCTGGAAGAAATAAATCTGAATCGAATACGCATAAAATATTCGGATGCTACTTCAAAAAACAACACTTCAATCGACCTAAAACACCTTAATACGCACATAAAAACATTTGATTTAAAAGGAATGAACTTTGAAATTCCTAAAGTGACTGTTAACGGATTACAACTGAAATTAAAACAAGAATTAGTTAAAACAACCAATATTGCTAAAGAAACTTCAGGTCAAACGAAGTTGAAATTAAATATAGGAGAAATTGATTTAAAGAAATTTGCGGTTGATTATGACAATGAAAATGACAAACTGAAAACTACAGTTTCCTTCAAAAAACTATTTGTAAAATTCAATAAAATTGATCTTAATAAACAATTTATACTTGTAGAAAGTATTGATTTATCGAATGCTAAAGGAATTCTTGCTTTGGCAAAAAAAGATAAAATTATTCCAAAAAAAGTTGCAATTGCTAATGAAACGAACGATTGGGAAATTAAAATCAGTGAAACAAATTTTGACAAAGTCAACTTTCGTTATGACAATAATGATGTTGTTGCGGTAAAAAAAGGAATCGATTACAATCATTTAAATCTGAGTAATTTAAACCTGAATATTGAAAACATCAATTACAATCCTGAAAATATTTCGGGGAATATTAACTCTTTAACCGTTAAAGAGCAAAGTGGTTTAGCTATTGAATCCTTTAAAACTGACTTTTTCTACGGCAAAAAAAATGCGTATCTAAAAAATTTATACCTTAAAACACCTCAAACCCTTTTGAAGGATGAACTCGTTATTGGCTATCCCAGCATCGAATCTATAACTGAAAATCTAGGTGAATTATCGATAAAAGCTTCTTTAAAAAATAGCAAATTAGGATTTAAAGACATTTTGCTTTTTGTGCCTAAATTGTCCGAAACCAATCCTTTTAAGAATAACCCAAATGCTATTTTACGCATCAACAGTACCGTTTCCGGGAAATTAAAAAACATTGAAATTCCAAATTTAGAAATCAGCGGTATCGGAACAACGAAAATTGTCGCCAGTGGAAGAATTATGGGATTACCCGACATGAAAAAAGCGAATTTTGATATTGTGATTAAGGATTTCAAATCAAGTTCAAAAGACCTTAATCAGTTTGTGCCAAGGGGAACTATTCCTAACTCGATTGCATTGCCGGCACAATTTGGAGCCAAAGGGATTTTTAAAGGAACAATCGCTAATTTTAATACGAATATGAATGTGCAAAGTAGTTTTGGTAACGCCAAAATCAAAGCAACTTTTGATCAACGAATAAAGAATAAAGAGAAATATAATGCCGAAACCGAATTAGAAAATTTTGATTTAGGAAAATTTATAAAAAATGATTCTATTGGAAAAATAACTGCAAAAGCTACTGTAAAAGGAACAGGATTTAATCCAAAAACTGCAAATGCAACAGGTAGCGGAACGATTCTGAAGGTGAATTTTAACAAATATACGTATAAAAATTTAGCTATAAAAGGCAAAATCAATAACGGAAGTTTTAATGTTACAGCGCAGGCAAAAGACCCAAATCTAACTTTTGATTTGATTAGCAGTGGTGGATTTAAAGATAAATATCCAACCGGAAAATTAAAACTGAATGTCGATATTGCTGATTTAGAAAAATTGAATTTACACGCCGGGCCATTAAAATTAAGAGGCGTTGTAGAAGCTGATATTCAATCTGTTGATTTAGATTATCTAAACGGAAAAATGACAGCACATACTCTTTTTATAACGAATGAAAAAGGAGAATTTGCGGTTGATTCCATTACAATTAGAGCAACTACAACTGCCGAAAAAAGTGCTCTTGTATTAGAATCTCCTTTTTTGGACGCAACCGTAAATGGAAAATACAAACTTTCGCAACTGCCAACCGCTTTGTCGAATTCTCTTTCAAAATATTATAATTGGAATCCAACTTCCAAAAAAAGTAAAGCAACAAACAACTATTTTGATTTTAAACTTAATGTTAAAGACAATCCTGTCGTAACACAATTAATTACTGATTTAAAAATTTTGGCGCCTATCCTTATAACTGGCCGATATAATGCTGAGAATGATTCCATTGTTTTAAACGGTGCTGTTCACAAGCTAATTTATGGCGATAATACCGTAACTAATGCCGTTTTTACTATTGATACTCAAGACAAAGCATTAGTGTACAATTTGATCGTAGATGACATTCAAAATACTCAAATTCAATTGCCTTATACCTCAATTTCAGGAAAAGTGCAAAACAATACGGTAGAATATGCTTTACAGCTTAAAGATTTAAAAGATAAAGAACGGTACTTTATAGCAGGAACTATGAATGCTGCCAATGGAAATTCGGAAATTAATCTGGATTCGGAAAAACTGATGTTGAATTACGAATCTTGGAATATATCGCCTGAAAATTTAATTCGTTTTGGAAAAAAAGGAATATATGCTTCTGATTTTGAATTAAAAAAAGAAGAAAACAGCATTAAAATACAATCCCAATCAGAAAAACCCAACGCGCCAATTGAAGTTGATTTTAAGAATTTTGAAATCGAAACCATTACCAGTATGGTCGAAAAAAGCGACTTGAAAATGAGTGGAAAAATCAATGGAACCGCTTTGTTAAAAAACGTAGATAAAAATCTGTTATTCACATCTGATTTAGTAATTGAAGATTTCACTTTCAAAAAAGATACTGTAGGAACAATTGCCGTGCAAGTCAATAACGAAATTGCGAATCAATATGATGCGCATATAAAGTTAACAGGGCAGGAAAACCAAGTTAATCTTGATGGTGTGTACCGTTCAAATGACAGTAGTTTTGATATGACATTGCTAATTGACAGGTTGAATATGAAAAGTATTCAAGGGTTTTCGATGAATCATTTAACAGAAAGTACCGGATTTTTTACAGGGAATTTCACTCTAACGGGAACTACAAAACAACCCGAATTAATTGGAACATTAAAGTTTAATGATATCAGTTTTAAAGCTACAGAACTCAACGCCAGATTCCAATCGATGAATGATTCAATAGCCTTTACAACTAATGCTGTTTTATTTGATAATTTCATTATAAAAGATGAAAAAGGAAATGACCTTTCTATAAACGGAAAAATTGACAGTCATAATTTTAGCAATTTTGGTTTTGATTTGGCTATTGATGCAGAGAATTTTAAAGCCATCAATTCTAAAGCAAAAGACAATGATTTGTTTTATGGAGAATTATATTTAGACAATCATCTGAAAATAAAAGGTACGCTTAATAATCCGATTGTTGACGGTAATATCAAGGTAAATAAAGACACTAAATTTACGGTTGTATTGCCGCAATCCGATCCTTCTATTGCAGATCGGGAAGGAATTGTAGAGTTTATTGACCAAGATCATCCGCAAATTGTGACTACGGTAAAAGCGGAAGAAATTTTAAATCAATCAGAAATTAAAGGTATTAATGCTTCGGTAAATATTGAAATTGATAAAGAAGCAGAATTCAGCATTATCATAGATAAATCTAATGGTGATTATTTAAAATTAAAAGGAGAAGCTAATTTATACGGAGGCATCGATGCTTCGGGCAAAACGACATTAACAGGGAAATATGAGTTTACCGAAGGAACGTATGAAATGACTTTTAGTGCTTTGAAAAGAAAATTTGATATCAAAAAAGGAAGTTATATCCTTTGGAACGGAGAACCTACAACCGCCGATGTCAACATTACTGCCGTTTATAAAATAAATACAGCGCCCTTAGACTTACTAAGTGGTCAACTGGGAGCGGTTTCCGAAGAAATACGAAATACTTATAAAGAAAAAGTGGCGTTTGAAACCCTGTTAATAATGAAAGGGGAATTAATGAAACCCGACATTACGTTTGATATCATTTTACCCGAAGGAATTAACAGCGTCTCTCCTGATGTTCTTTCGACAACGCAAACTAAGTTAACGCAATTAAGACAAGATCCGAGTGAATTGAATAAACAAGTATTTGCGTTGTTATTGTTAAATCATTTCATTGGTGAAAACCCGTTTTCGAGCGAATCCGGAAGTGGTTCCGTTTCTTCGTTGGCAAGAGTTAGCGCCAGTAAAATTTTGTCGGAACAATTGAATAATCTCGCAGGTGATTTGATAAAAGGAATCGATATTGATTTCAACCTGCAATCAACCGAAGATTACACATCCGGACAACGACAAGATAAAACCGACTTGAATATTGGTATTTCAAAAAAATTATTGAATGACCGACTCAAAGTTACCGTTGGAAGCAGTTTTGGTTTAGAAGGAACGCAGCAAGCCAACCAACAATCGAACAATATTGCCGGAGATGTTTCTATAGATTATCAATTGTCTAAAGATGGACGCTATAAAATTCGTGGATATCGAATCAACAAATACCAAGTCGCACTTCAAGGCGAAGTAGTCGAAACCGGAATATCGTTTATCATTACATTAGATTACAATAAATTTAAAGAATTGTTCCAAAAAAGTAAAGTAAAAACAGCAACAGCGAAAAAGGAAAAAACCTTAAAAAAGAAATCCGATGAATAAAAATACAGTCATATTTTTTCTTTTTTTAGCATTATTCATAAGCTCCTGCAGCAATACAAAATATTTGGCAGAAGGCGAAATGCTTTATACTGGTGCCAAAATTAAAGTAGAAGGCGAAACACCAAAGAAAGAGCGTAAAGTTCTAAAAACAGAAATGGAAGAACTCGTTCGCCCAAAACCCAATGCTACGCTGCTGGGATTACGACCTAAATTATTCATTTATAATTTGGCAGGAACTACAAAAAAAGAAAAAGGCTGGCGCTACTGGTTAAAAAATAAAGTGGGTGAAGCACCTGTTTTAGCCAGTCAAGTAGATTTAGAATACAACAAAAGCATTTTGCAAAACTATAGCGAAAATAAAGGCTATTTTAATACCAGAACTACAGCTGACAGTACTCAAAATGGAAAAAGAGTATCTGCTGTTTATACTGTGAATCCGGCACTTCAATATAAAATCAGGAATATTAAATTTCCCGATGATTCCTCTGCAATTGCAACCGCAGTGCGCAATACCAGCAGACGAAGTTTATTAAAAAAAGAAGAAGGATACAGCTTGGATGTGATAAAAGAAGAACGAATTCGAATTGACAACCGACTCAAAGAAAAAGGATATTATTATTTTGGACCTGATTATTTGAAAATTCAAGTCGACAGTACCGTTGCCAATCATCAAGTAGATCTTATTGTAAAAGTAAAAGACGAAGCACCTCGAATTTCAAAAGAGCAATTCAAAATCAATAAAATCATTATTTATCCCAATTATTCTATTGAATCTGACCCTGTAAAAACAAACACAGAAATCGTTACAAAATATAAGGATTTTACCATTATTGATAACGAAAACACATTTAAACCTCAAATTTTTGACCGCACTTTATATTTTAAAAAAGATGATTTATATAACCGTACCAATCATAATTTATCCCTGAATCGATTGGTAAACTTGGGTACTTTTAAGTTTGTGAAAAACGAATTTAAAACTGCTGATACCATCGGAAATTACTTAGACGCATATTATTATCTGTCGCCTTTAACCAAAAAATCAATTCGATTAGAACTGCTTGCCAAAACTAATTCGGCAAATTATAACGGAACTGAATTAAACTTGAATTGGAGTAATCGAAATGCTTTTAAAGGAGCGGAACTACTTACGGTTTCCGTTTTTGGCGGATATGAAGTACAAGTTTCGGGACAAAATAATGGTTATAATGTATTCCGTTTAGGCTCAGAAGTTAATTTAGTTTGGCCCAGAATTATAGCGCCTTTTACATTCAAAGTATCTAGTGGTTTTGTGCCAAAAACAAAAGCAACAATAGGATATGAATTTCAAAACCGGACACAATTGTATTCATTGAGTACTTTCAAGGGATTATTTGGGTATTCCTGGAAAGCCAGTGAACGCAAAGAACACAATTTAAGTGTTACCGAAATAACTTATGCCAAACCACAAAATGTAACCGATTTATACCAACAACAAATTCTTGCAAACCCTTCTTTGGGAAAAGTAATTGAAAAACAATTGATTTTTGGCCCCAGTTATTCCTACATCTACACAAATACAATGCAGAAAAGGAAAAAGAATACCTTCTATTACAAAGGATCAATTGATCTTTCGGCAACGCTTACCGGATTATTATCCGGCGCAAATATTGACAAAAAAGATACGCTTAAAGTCTTTGGAGTTCCGTTCAGTCAATTTGTAAAAATAGAAAACGAATTCAGGCATTATTATAAATTGGGTCAAAATTCCCAATTGGCCAGCAGAATTTTGGTTGGCGCAGGATTTGCTTATGGAAATTCAAAAGAAATGCCTTTTATCAAACAGTTTTTTATTGGAGGAACCAATAGTTTAAGAGCATTTCGCGCACGTTCTATAGGACCCGGAAGTTTCTTGGATCCGGCAACCAATACCAATTCCTTTTTGGCAGACCAATCCGGAGATTTAAAAATTGAATTCAATACTGAATACCGTGCAAAAATTTACGGAATCGTAAAAGGTGCTATTTTTCTTGATGCAGGAAATATCTGGTTGTTGAATGATAATCCGGATAAACCCGGTTCAAAGTTTACTAAAAATTTTATGAATGAAATGGCATTGGGAACAGGAGTTGGATTGCGATTTGATTTATCGTTTCTCGTCTTGCGTACAGATTTTGCTTTCCCTATCCGAAAACCTTATTTACCCGAGGGTCAACGCTGGGTAATTGATGCTATTAATATTGGTAGCAGTTCATGGAGAAAAGAAAATCTAATTTTTAATTTAGCGATTGGCTACCCGTTTTAAACAAAAAAAGAGCGCGATTAGCTATCGCGCTCTTTCTGATTTCAAATTTTATTTTAGGCTAGTTTACCAGAAATAAAGCATTACTGAACAACAAGATTCCATTTTCCCAAAATCCTCTGAACAACGGATTATCAATCATATAAATTACTTCTCCATCTCCTTTTTTCTCTACAGCATAACTAACCGTTTCATTTAGTTTTTTGCTGATTCCATTCCCTATAAACCCATAGCTTTTATAATCTTTAGGAATGTAAGCCACATTAGAAGCTTTTTTCAAAAGTGAATAATGTCTGTCGTCTGTTTTTAAACTGAAATAATTATCTCCTAAACCAAAAGCCATCGGATGTGATTTGTCAAGAACATTCTCAATAACAGCTCCTGGAATTGAAGTTGAAATAGCGCGTCGTTCTCCATTTCCAAAATCAAAAATTCTTGCTTTTAATTCTAAATCATCCGCTTCTTTCTCGGATTTTACTTTGTCTTCATCACTGGCAAATGGACTTAATGCATACCCTTCTTTTCCTTCAAAAAGAGATAAAGCACCATTCATTGCAATTACTTTTCCGCCATTTTTTATCCACTCTCCTATTTGTTTTTGCTGTTCTTCAGAAAAATCATAATATCCGTCGGCTAAAATCAAAGTATTGTATTCATACAACTTAATTCTTCTGAATTTGTCAACATCCACAATACTTACAGGATATCCAATCGTTTGATCTAAATAATACCAAACGGCTCCAAACTCTGTAGATCCTACTCCATTTCCTGACAGTAAAACGATTTTTGGTGCTTTCAATAAAACAAAATTCTCTCCTCCTAAATCTTTAGAATTAGTTGAAAAACCTGTTTTTATAAAATTATAATCGGTCTTCGTTTTAACAATCTCGTTAACCGTTTTGGTAAAATCAGTTACTTTAGGATTATCAGCTTTACTCACAATTAAACTTCCCGCTTTAACCGTAATGTCTCCAAAAATAGCTTCTCTCATGGCAGATCTTACCTTAATTCCATTTTGATGCAACAAAGCCAACACTTGAGCTGAAGTTCTGTTATTCCAAGGAATATGAAAAGCATAAACACTTTCAGGAACTGTTTTTTCAGCAATAGCAATAGTCGCTTTCGTTTTGATTCCTAAGCTGTTTTTTACTGCATATCCTTCTACTCCGTAAGCTAATGGTAAAGCCCAAGCAGTAATGTCATACGATAAACTGTCATTTAATTTTTGATTGGGTTCAAAAAGCACTTGAGTCATAACCGCTCTGGGTTGATCTACTTTTATAATTAAATCATTAGGCTCTATAGTAAAACTTTTCTCTTTTTTAGTTTGATAATTATAACCGGAAGCACTTTGTTTGGCATCCGCAAACGAAAACTGAATATCATTCTTTTTAAGCAATTCGGTTAATTGTATTAGTTTTGGATTGCTTTTCAATACATAAGTAGCATATTTACCTTTGATTGTTTTTCTGGAATGCGTCATGAAACCTCTAAATCCTTTTATCAATTTATCCGATTGTGAAACTGCTGATTCTACAACTGTTAACACTGCTTTCGCATGATGCGTCAAACGATCTTTAATAGTCAGACTTGCACCGTTTTCCATAGTAATTTCACGACCTGCTCCAATTCCGCCTTGTTCCATTGTCATTCCAACCGCACCATTATAAATCGGATACGTATCGCCATAACTTGGATAAAATAAATCGAAACGTTCTCGTGTATTATACATCCAATTTTCCTGATCAAATTTTGCAGAAATATTTTTACCTAAAAGATTGTGAAAGTCTTTTTGATACGGTTCTATAAACTCATGCAAAGGTTCCGCTGCAGGAGGAAAGAAATACGGTGAATCATACCCCATTTCATGCACATCCGTATGCACTTGTGGCATCCATTGATTATACAATGCAATGCGCTGTTGGGTTTCGGTTTGTGTCTGCCAAGCCC
This region of Flavobacterium lacustre genomic DNA includes:
- a CDS encoding YeeE/YedE family protein produces the protein MNIIFQTWPWYVSGFLIGMIMLCLIYFGKVFGMSSNLQTLCSMTGIGKRVPFFDTDWKSQRWNLVVVLGAMAGGFIAANFMNDPSNVAINPKTIEQLAQLGIDAPNGKLVPDMLFGNQVFESPKMILILIIGGILIGFGTRYAGGCTSGHAISGLSNLQLPSLKAVIGFFVGGLIMSHYLLPLIF
- a CDS encoding 2-dehydro-3-deoxyphosphooctonate aldolase gives rise to the protein MKKTVLFVALLIVTASCVSTKSTLKNVDNNAPIPVLSKDNTFVITQFSTDKRYGYNKDYPINIFFRTSKDESINQQRYLNALAGPKGEKLTYTKLESCCPFPSTKSDMGAGFLDVYEVKWEGQKKPVLLYLNIYEKGVLMVPVGFSLKKK
- a CDS encoding Na/Pi cotransporter family protein codes for the protein MTVETLHIIFKLAAGIGLFLFAMHLLEESLKNLSGRNFKLFLQRITKNNIGAVAGGIIVTVVLQSSSMVSLMVLAFVGAGVFSMKNAMAIILGANLGTTLASWLVATLGFKVNIEIVAYPAICIAGLLLILFGNRKTIKYISYFLFGFGLLFIGLSFMKTAMENQVQNFDFSPYAQMPLIVFLLLGFVFTVLIQSSSVTMALTLSALYVGAINFPIAATIVLGAETGTIIKVLLSAIGGNASKKRVALGNLLFNIFITAFTFALLNPILRLITDVFIIKDPLIGLVAFSSFINLLAILIFLPILNFYSRFLEHFFKETDASAAAFIGHASVAEPETALDLFRRETKYFIHNSMLFNLELFKIDTQSLRKQSDFKGINEKWDYFSKTKEEKYEFLKQLQGELQAFYLALRTKLQPEQVSELNQLIAAVRSAMHAVKSVKDIGSNITNLRSSSKDIKYNFFLYHKKETEKLYQELNAFITKEKEASFENLQAVYDTIQNNYTAVLNDFYTNAQNTAIENIDITTIINFNRELFTSNKAILMAVKDSLLDEKQAAEFNEIPVYRT
- a CDS encoding translocation/assembly module TamB domain-containing protein, which gives rise to MLVLAIQIPSVQNSIKNQAVTYLEGKIKTKIQIEKLEIAFPQKVILAGVYFEDQKKDTLLSGEKIIADISVLQIINNKIQVNAIELEGITTHLNKDKKGIFNFDYIIKAFATPDKPKEDDTTPMQFSLEEINLNRIRIKYSDATSKNNTSIDLKHLNTHIKTFDLKGMNFEIPKVTVNGLQLKLKQELVKTTNIAKETSGQTKLKLNIGEIDLKKFAVDYDNENDKLKTTVSFKKLFVKFNKIDLNKQFILVESIDLSNAKGILALAKKDKIIPKKVAIANETNDWEIKISETNFDKVNFRYDNNDVVAVKKGIDYNHLNLSNLNLNIENINYNPENISGNINSLTVKEQSGLAIESFKTDFFYGKKNAYLKNLYLKTPQTLLKDELVIGYPSIESITENLGELSIKASLKNSKLGFKDILLFVPKLSETNPFKNNPNAILRINSTVSGKLKNIEIPNLEISGIGTTKIVASGRIMGLPDMKKANFDIVIKDFKSSSKDLNQFVPRGTIPNSIALPAQFGAKGIFKGTIANFNTNMNVQSSFGNAKIKATFDQRIKNKEKYNAETELENFDLGKFIKNDSIGKITAKATVKGTGFNPKTANATGSGTILKVNFNKYTYKNLAIKGKINNGSFNVTAQAKDPNLTFDLISSGGFKDKYPTGKLKLNVDIADLEKLNLHAGPLKLRGVVEADIQSVDLDYLNGKMTAHTLFITNEKGEFAVDSITIRATTTAEKSALVLESPFLDATVNGKYKLSQLPTALSNSLSKYYNWNPTSKKSKATNNYFDFKLNVKDNPVVTQLITDLKILAPILITGRYNAENDSIVLNGAVHKLIYGDNTVTNAVFTIDTQDKALVYNLIVDDIQNTQIQLPYTSISGKVQNNTVEYALQLKDLKDKERYFIAGTMNAANGNSEINLDSEKLMLNYESWNISPENLIRFGKKGIYASDFELKKEENSIKIQSQSEKPNAPIEVDFKNFEIETITSMVEKSDLKMSGKINGTALLKNVDKNLLFTSDLVIEDFTFKKDTVGTIAVQVNNEIANQYDAHIKLTGQENQVNLDGVYRSNDSSFDMTLLIDRLNMKSIQGFSMNHLTESTGFFTGNFTLTGTTKQPELIGTLKFNDISFKATELNARFQSMNDSIAFTTNAVLFDNFIIKDEKGNDLSINGKIDSHNFSNFGFDLAIDAENFKAINSKAKDNDLFYGELYLDNHLKIKGTLNNPIVDGNIKVNKDTKFTVVLPQSDPSIADREGIVEFIDQDHPQIVTTVKAEEILNQSEIKGINASVNIEIDKEAEFSIIIDKSNGDYLKLKGEANLYGGIDASGKTTLTGKYEFTEGTYEMTFSALKRKFDIKKGSYILWNGEPTTADVNITAVYKINTAPLDLLSGQLGAVSEEIRNTYKEKVAFETLLIMKGELMKPDITFDIILPEGINSVSPDVLSTTQTKLTQLRQDPSELNKQVFALLLLNHFIGENPFSSESGSGSVSSLARVSASKILSEQLNNLAGDLIKGIDIDFNLQSTEDYTSGQRQDKTDLNIGISKKLLNDRLKVTVGSSFGLEGTQQANQQSNNIAGDVSIDYQLSKDGRYKIRGYRINKYQVALQGEVVETGISFIITLDYNKFKELFQKSKVKTATAKKEKTLKKKSDE
- a CDS encoding BamA/TamA family outer membrane protein produces the protein MNKNTVIFFLFLALFISSCSNTKYLAEGEMLYTGAKIKVEGETPKKERKVLKTEMEELVRPKPNATLLGLRPKLFIYNLAGTTKKEKGWRYWLKNKVGEAPVLASQVDLEYNKSILQNYSENKGYFNTRTTADSTQNGKRVSAVYTVNPALQYKIRNIKFPDDSSAIATAVRNTSRRSLLKKEEGYSLDVIKEERIRIDNRLKEKGYYYFGPDYLKIQVDSTVANHQVDLIVKVKDEAPRISKEQFKINKIIIYPNYSIESDPVKTNTEIVTKYKDFTIIDNENTFKPQIFDRTLYFKKDDLYNRTNHNLSLNRLVNLGTFKFVKNEFKTADTIGNYLDAYYYLSPLTKKSIRLELLAKTNSANYNGTELNLNWSNRNAFKGAELLTVSVFGGYEVQVSGQNNGYNVFRLGSEVNLVWPRIIAPFTFKVSSGFVPKTKATIGYEFQNRTQLYSLSTFKGLFGYSWKASERKEHNLSVTEITYAKPQNVTDLYQQQILANPSLGKVIEKQLIFGPSYSYIYTNTMQKRKKNTFYYKGSIDLSATLTGLLSGANIDKKDTLKVFGVPFSQFVKIENEFRHYYKLGQNSQLASRILVGAGFAYGNSKEMPFIKQFFIGGTNSLRAFRARSIGPGSFLDPATNTNSFLADQSGDLKIEFNTEYRAKIYGIVKGAIFLDAGNIWLLNDNPDKPGSKFTKNFMNEMALGTGVGLRFDLSFLVLRTDFAFPIRKPYLPEGQRWVIDAINIGSSSWRKENLIFNLAIGYPF